One region of Oryza sativa Japonica Group chromosome 5, ASM3414082v1 genomic DNA includes:
- the LOC107277347 gene encoding CBL-interacting protein kinase 28 — protein sequence MEERSVLMERYVIGRQLGQGTFGKVYYARNLSSGQSVAIKMIDKEKILKVGLMEQIKREISIMRLVRHPNVLQLFEVMATKSNIYFALEYAKGGELFHKMARAKLNEESARNYFQQLISAMDYCHSRGVYHRDLKPENLLLDENETLKVSDFGLSALAESRRQDGLLHTACGTPAYVAPEVLSRKGYSGSKADVWSCGVILFVLVANYLPFHDRNIIQMYRKIAKAEYRCPRHFSAELKELLYGILDPDPSTRMSISRIKRSAWYRKPIAISALNNETGKKSCTSEAPFSGPTICISSERNQEPPNLHNLNAFDIISLSTGFDLSGLFGERYGRRESLFTSRKPAAAVLVKLKELAKALNLKVTKTDNGVLKLATTKEGRKGRLELDAEVSEVAPFLLVELKKTNGDTLEYQRMMKEDIRPSLKDIIWTWQGDQQ from the coding sequence ATGGAAGAGAGGAGTGTGTTGATGGAACGGTATGTAATTGGGAGACAATTGGGGCAAGGAACCTTTGGAAAGGTTTATTATGCTCGTAATCTTAGTTCTGGTCAGTCTGTTGCGATAAAGATGATTGATAAGGAGAAGATCTTGAAGGTTGGCCTCATGGAGCAGATAAAGAGGGAGATCTCGATAATGAGATTGGTGAGGCATCCAAATGTTCTCCAGCTCTTCGAGGTAATGGCTACCAAGAGCAATATTTACTTTGCTTTAGAGTATGCTAAGGGTGGCGAGCTTTTCCACAAAATGGCCAGAGCAAAGCTCAATGAGGAGTCTGCGAGAAATTATTTTCAACAGTTGATCTCTGCAATGGACTATTGCCATAGCCGAGGTGTTTATCATCGTGACTTGAAGCCGGAAAACTTACTACTGGATGAGAATGAAACCCTTAAAGTCTCTGACTTTGGATTAAGTGCGTTAGCTGAATCAAGGAGACAAGATGGTCTTCTCCACACCGCATGTGGAACTCCAGCTTATGTTGCTCCAGAAGTGCTTAGTAGGAAAGGCTATAGTGGCTCAAAGGCGGATGTGTGGTCTTGTGGAGTGATTCTGTTTGTGCTTGTGGCCAATTATCTTCCTTTCCATGATAGAAATATCATACAAATGTATAGGAAGATCGCAAAGGCTGAGTATAGATGCCCTCGTCATTTTTCAGCTGAGCTAAAGGAGCTCCTTTATGGAATCCTTGATCCTGATCCTAGTACTAGGATGTCTATCTCAAGGATAAAGAGAAGTGCTTGGTACAGGAAACCCATCGCCATATCTGCATTGAACAACGAAACAGGAAAGAAGAGTTGTACAAGTGAGGCTCCTTTCTCTGGCCCAACAATCTGCATCAGTTCTGAGAGAAATCAAGAGCCACCAAACCTACACAACTTGAATGCATTTGACATCATTTCTCTCTCTACTGGATTCGATCTATCAGGTTTATTTGGTGAAAGATATGGCCGAAGAGAGTCACTGTTTACATCCAGAAAGCCAGCTGCAGCTGTACTTGTGAAGCTGAAGGAACTGGCCAAAGCCTTGAATCTCAAAGTTACAAAAACTGACAATGGAGTGCTTAAATTGGCTACGacgaaggaaggaaggaagggcaGACTTGAGCTTGATGCAGAGGTTTCTGAGGTTGCTCCTTTTCTCTTAGTTGAGTTGAAGAAAACTAATGGTGACACATTGGAGTATCAAAGGATGATGAAAGAGGACATTAGGCCATCACTCAAGGATATTATTTGGACATGGCAAGGTGATCAACAGTAG
- the LOC4339099 gene encoding dNA replication licensing factor MCM3 yields MDVNEEAMAAHKRAFLDFLDQDVGKGVYMQAVRDMVQNKRHRLIIGMDDLRNHSLDLARRVIRSPAEYMQPASDAVTEVARNLDPKFLKEGQRVLVGFSGPFGFHRVTPRDLMSSFIGTMVCVEGIVTKCSLVRPKVVKSVHYCPATGGTLSREYRDITSFVGLPTGSVYPTRDENGNLLVTEYGMCEYKDHQTLSMQEVPENSAPGQLPRTVDIIVEDDLVDSCKPGDRVSIVGVYKALPGKSKGSVSGVFRTVLIANNVSLMNKEANAPVYTREDLKRMKEISRRNDTFDLLGNSLAPSIYGHLWIKKAVVLLMLGGVEKNLKNGTHLRGDINMMMVGDPSVAKSQLLRAVMNIAPLAISTTGRGSSGVGLTAAVTSDQETGERRLEAGAMVLADRGVVCIDEFDKMNDQDRVAIHEVMEQQTVTIAKAGIHASLNARCSVIAAANPIYGTYDRSLTPTKNIGLPDSLLSRFDLLFIVLDQMDPEIDRQISEHVARMHRYCTDDGGARSLDKTGYAEEDDGDVNAAIFVKYDRMLHGQDRRRGKKSKQDRLTVKFLKKYIHYAKNLIQPRLTDEASDHIATSYAELRDGGANAKSGGGTLPITARTLETIIRLSTAHAKMKLRHEVLKTDVEAALQVLNFAIYHKELTEMEEREQREMEMKQQADHDAGASGGNADEHRSSGNDPMDVDVGNASNDQDVPAERIEAFEAILGQHVLANHLDQISIDEIEQTVNREAAAPYNRRQVEFILERMQDANRIMIRDGIVRII; encoded by the exons ATGGACGTCAACGAGGAGGCAATGGCGGCGCACAAGCGCGCGTTCCTCGACTTCCTCGACCAGGAT GTCGGGAAGGGGGTGTACATGCAGGCCGTGCGCGACATGGTGCAGAACAAGCGCCACCGGCTCATCATCGGCATGGACGACCTCCGGAACCACAGCCTCGATCTCGCCCGCAG GGTGATACGGAGCCCCGCGGAGTACATGCAGCCGGCGTCGGACGCGGTGACGGAGGTGGCGAGGAACCTGGACCCCAAGTTCTTGAAGGAAGGGCAGCGCGTGCTGGTGGGATTCTCGGGGCCCTTCGGCTTCCACAGGGTCACGCCCAGGGACCTCATGTCGTCCTTCATCGGGACTATGGTCTGCGTCGAGGGCATCGTCACGAAAT GTTCACTAGTAAGGCCGAAAGTTGTTAAGAGTGTTCACTATTGCCCTGCTACTGGAGGTACTCTCTCACGTGAATACAGGGACATCACATCTTTCGTAGGCCTACCTACTGGTTCGGTTTATCCAACAAGG GATGAAAATGGTAACTTGTTGGTCACTGAGTACGGGATGTGTGAATACAAGGATCACCAAACACTCTCCATGCAAGAAGTGCCTGAAAATTCTGCCCCTGGACAGCTCCCAAGAACAGTGGACATTATTGTAGAAGATGACCTAGTAGATTCTTGCAAGCCAGGTGACCGAGTATCAATTGTTGGTGTTTACAAGGCTCTTCCAGGGAAAAGCAAGGGCAGTGTTAGTGGTGTGTTCAG GACTGTCCTTATTGCAAACAATGTTTCACTTATGAACAAAGAAGCAAATGCACCTGTCTATACTCGGGAGGATTTGAAGAGGATGAAAGAAATATCAAGGAGAAATGACACATTTGACTTACTAGGAAATTCACTTGCTCCATCTATATATGGCCATCTGTGGATAAAGAAAGCAGTAGTTCTATTAATGCTTGGTGGTGTAGAGAAGAATCTGAAGAATGGAACTCACTTGAGAGG AGATATAAACATGATGATGGTAGGAGATCCTTCAGTTGCCAAGTCCCAGCTCCTAAGAGCGGTTATGAACATTGCCCCTTTGGCTATTTCAACTACTGGAAGGGGTTCATCTGGTGTTGGTTTGACCGCTGCTGTCACTTCTGATCAAGAGACTG GTGAGAGAAGGCTGGAGGCTGGTGCCATGGTTCTTGCTGATCGTGGTGTTGTCTGCATTGATGAGTTtgataagatgaatgatcaggACCGAGTGGCTATTCATGAAGTTATGGAACAGCAAACTGTGACGATTGCAAAGGCAGGAATTCATGCGTCACTAAATGCGAGATGTAGTGTGATTGCTGCAGCAAATCCAATATATGGAACT TATGACCGTTCATTGACACCAACCAAGAACATTGGGCTTCCAGATTCATTACTCTCACGTTTTGATTTGCTTTTTATTGTTCTTGATCAAATGGATCCTGAGATTGATCGTCAAATTTCTGAACATGTTGCACGGATGCATAGATATTGCACTGATGATGGAG GAGCAAGATCTCTTGATAAAACAGGAtatgctgaagaagatgatggtgaTGTTAATGCAGCCATATTTGTTAAATATGATAGAATGCTCCATGGGCAGGACAGAAGGAGAGGCAAGAAATCCAAACAGGACAGACTGACTGTCAAATTCCTGAAGAAATATATTCATTATGCAAAGAACCTTATTCAGCCAAGACTAACTGATGAG GCATCTGATCATATTGCAACTTCATATGCTGAGCTCAGGGATGGTGGTGCAAATGCAAAG TCTGGTGGAGGTACACTTCCGATCACAGCGAGGACACTGGAAACCATAATTCGTCTATCTACTGCTCATGCCAAGATGAAATTGAGACATGAG GTTCTAAAAACTGACGTTGAAGCTGCACTGCAAGTTCTGAATTTTGCAATATACCACAAAGAGTTAACTGAGATGGAAGAGCGTGAACAGAGAGAGATGGAAATGAAACAACAAGCTGATCATGATGCAGGTGCAAGTGGTGGTAATGCAGATGAGCATAGAAG TTCTGGAAACGACCCAATGGATGTGGATGTAGGAAATGCATCGAATGATCAGGATGTTCCTGCGGAGAG AATTGAAGCATTTGAGGCGATTCTTGGTCAGCATGTGTTGGCAAATCATCTCGATCAAATATCAATTGACGAAATTGAGCAAACTGTTAATAGAGAGGCAGCTGCACCTTACAATAGACGTCAAGTAGAATTCATTTTGGAG AGGATGCAAGATGCAAACAGGATAATGATACGAGATGGCATCGTTCGGATAATCTAA